From the Moorena sp. SIOASIH genome, the window TGCTGACCACGCTTGGTTGTATAGCCCTGTTGATTGAGCCAGTTAGCAATTTGTTGTAATGACTTGCCCGATTTATGGTGACGGCGAATTAACTCAATTACATGCTGTTCTTGGGGATCATCCACCAACTCACCATTTAGGGCCCGTTGACCGAAGGCCGGTGAACCATAACCTGCATAGCCACCCATAGTTGCCTTCGCTTGTCTACCTTGGTTTAGCCTTTCGATCAGGCTATCCCATTCCAATTCCTCAGCAGCCATAACTTAATGCATCAAGCAACTTCATACAACCATGGTAAACCAAACTATAGCCTTAGCCATCCTGGTTATTACAGCTATTCAAACCGATTAACCGCCCCTCTTTTTAAGGGAAGATAACAGGGGTAACCATGTTGACTGTTGTTGACTGTTTACCGTTGATCGTTGACTATAAGTTTGTGGTAGTTTTGAAAAATTTAAGGAATATATCATGAGTACAGTGGCTTACATCAAAGACAGTGAATTTGATTCAATTTTAACCTCTGAAGTACCAGTAGTCGTTGATTTTACAGCCCCTTGGTGTGGTCCATGTCGTAAAATTAGTCCTTTAATGGAACAACTTGCTGAAGAATACAAAGATCGCGTTCAGGTAGTAAAAATCGATATTGACGCCGACAAAGCTACTGCAAAAAAATACAGTATCCGCAGTATTCCTGCTGTGCTTATTTTTAAGGGCGGTGAGCTGGTAGAAAATATTGTGGGAGTTGCTCCGTATGATAAATTTACTGACGCAATTGAAAAGCAACTTTAGGTTTAATTAAAAACCGAAAAATTTTCCAAAATTTCTGTATTCTGAGTTTAATTCTGACTTATTTCCTTCAAGCAATGACCTGTAAATGAGGAGAATCGGCAATGGAGACAACTCAATCAGTCCGATGTCCCAACTGTGGGAATATGGCTCAACGTCACTACTTAATCGGTTCTCAAGCATCACATTATGCTTGTGCTGGAGACCAGGTCACCAAAACTGAATGCCCAGTTTGTGACTATTTAATGGTGATGTGTTCTGTAAGCGGTAATGTGATTGAAGCTTACGCACCAGGTAGACAAGTTATGGCTAATTCCGGCAAATTTACCGAAGTAGTGCACAGAGAAAGTCCTGCTCTTATAGAAGTAGGGATGAATCGCCGCAACAGGTTAGTGGCTAGTAGGAAATATCAATTAACTACTGTAGGCTAAAAAAAGATAGACTAAAAAAGAGCTGCTATCTCCTACTAAGTACCTTTACCAGCCATCCTTCGGGAGAAAGCCGTGGGGATGAAATTCATACCTCCATTGTTGATTCACCTCACTACCTGACAATTGTTTGTTGAGTTTTATAAAAAATCAGGACTTAGGCAAAACTGGGTACCAAAATATAGAAAATTTCTAGAAAATATATAAGTAGTAGGATGTGTTATTAACGCACCTTAAAGAGACAGTTACTGCGTAAGTCCTGGAAATATTTTCACGGAGATAGTAATTATGATGAAAGCTGAACAGATTATGACCACAGACGTAGTCACCATTAGCGGCTCAGCAACAATTGCTGAAGCTGTGAAGCTAATGAAGGATAAGGGACTGCGTGCTCTGATTGTGGAACGCCGCCATGATGATGACCCCTACGGAATTGTGACCGAGACAGACATAATCTACAAAGTAGCGGCCTACGGTAAAGACCCAAAGGAAATGCGTGTCTATGAGATTATGACCAAACCCTGTATTGTGGTGAATCCTGAGTTGGGTGTGGAATATGTAGCGCGATTGTTTGCCAATACCCGTACCCGTAGAGCTCCAGTCGTAAAGAGCAAATTACTGGGTATTATTTCCATCAGCGATATCCTTAAAAAGAGTGATTTCGTGGAGAAGCCAAAAAGCAATTTTGAGCTTTACTGCGAAGAAAATCCCAGCGCACTAGAGGCGCGGATTTATGATGATTAATCTAGGTTGAAGATTCAACTATAGCGGTTCTTATATTAATGAGGTACACAGGATTTTTTACCTATTCACTATTCTCTGTACCGAAGTTCACTAAAATCAAAAACTTGTGTACCTCAACTATTTGATAAATGCTATAATGTTAGTGAAATTAAACGAATATTATTCAAATATAGAGACTTGTTAGGCTAGATATCTACAGACGTAAATAGACAATATTTTTTTGGTGGTAATAAGTATGTGATGGATAATCGTTAAATAATTATTAATTAATAATTACCAATTATCCATTACCAGAGAAAAACTATGATGATTAGTCAACCAGATTTGATCTGATTAACTAAAAGGTGGTTTGACTATCGAGTATACTGCTGAATTTTGGCTTGAGCTCTGGGATAGGCGGAGGTACCTTCAGGAATTTGTTTCAAATAATCCAAAGCCTTAGTGTAGTTGTTCAAAACAGCTTGATTATCAGCCATCTTTAAGAGATAGTTAGCCCTAATTTCCTGCTTAGCGGTATAGTCAACAATTTTTTCCTGAGCCTTAGGATAGGCATCGGTATGTTTAGGAACTTTTTTCAAATATACCAATGCACCGGTAAAGTCTTGCTGAGCGGCTCGATTGTAAGCCTGCTGAAGAAGAAAGTTCGCTTTGATGTTTCGCTTTTGAGTGTACTCAGGAACTTTTTCTTGAATTGTAGCGTAGGCTTTTGTTCCCTTTGGGATTTGTTTAAATGTGTTGAGTGCACCGGTAAAGTCTCTCTCGATAGCCTGCTTATAAGCTTGCTCTAGTAACTGGTAAGCTTCCTGCTCAAGATTGGCTTGAGCTTGGCTGACCATAGGTTCTATTTGCTGTTGCCAGAAGACAATATTAGGAATCTGGCTAGCCTGCTCAACTACCTCTAGCCACTTCTGTTGGTCAAAGGCGGTTTTGATCAGGGGGAATAGGGCTTTGGCATCTTGCCAATCTTTTTTCCACTGAGCGATCGCATTTTGAGCATCCTGATAGTCTTCACTATCTTCCGGAATCGATTTTACCAGGTTCAGTGCTGCTTCTAAATCTCCTTCCTGGTACTTTTGCTCAGCCTGTGCTAGCTTAGTTTCTGCCTGGTTGGGAGTCTTGAGTAAAAAGTAGCCTCCAGCTACGACTAGTAAGGCTAGATATGTGGAAACTCCGATTGCGGTGAGATTAAGTCCACTAGCCCTTCTTTTAGGAATAGTAGGCACATAGGGAAAATCAGTTTCCTCTGTTTCCTCTGTTTCCTCTGTTTCCTCGGTTTGAAGAGTCTCTGGTTCAATTGGCTCAAGCAGAGTATCGTCAGTTTTTTCTTTGTAGGGGTTTGGGGATGTTGGTGGTGCTGGGGACATTGGTAAGTTTATAGATGGTTTAGAACTAGTTAAGGAATGGAGTGCCTCCAAAACCTGATCAGCAGACTGGTAACGGTCTTTGAAGTAATAGCGCACCATCTGCTGAATAATGGCAGCGAAATCTTTAGTGACTGTGGCGTAGTCCTGCCAAAGGGCTTCTCCGGTTAATGGGTCTTCTTCTAGCTGTATGGGTTTGAGTCCTGTGAGTGCCTCAATGCCAATCATCCCTACAGCATATAGGTCACTACAGGGACGAGGTTTACCCAGAACCTGCTCTGTTGGTATATACCCGAATGCTCCCAAAGCCGCTATGGCACTAAATTGAACACCAACTAATGGTGTCCGCACCTGCTTAATACCGCTAAAGTCAGTTAAAACTAATTTGCTATCTTCTGATCGTCTGATCAGATTGTCTGGCTTGATATCACCATGAATCACCCCTTGGCGATGGACAAATGCCAAAATTTCTAAAACCTCTTGTAGCAGATTGATTACTCTGCTTTCAGTCCAAGGTTGATTGAGTTCCTCACTCAGGGGTCGTCCAGGGATGAAATCTTGAACTATGTAGAAGCTATGGTCAATTTCTAGGCAATCTAAAATTTTGCCAACTTGGTCATGCTGACAGATAATCTCCAAAATTTTAGTTTCACGACGAAATATATCTTTTGCAGCTTGCCAGCAGTCAGGGTCATCACTAACAGGACGGAATTGTCTAACAATACATTGGGGATTTCCCGGTCGGTAAGTGTCTAGCGCAATATAAGTTTGACCCCAGCTCACACTTTTAAGGATGTCAATAACTTGATAACGTCCATTGATTAACTGTTCTGGTCCTGCCCCTGGGCTAAACGCTAGTCTAGACATACGCTTCTTACTAACCGCTTACGTTGATGTTTCCTGTGAAAGTGTTCATGGTGCTTCACAGCAAGGAGAGGAATAGGCCGAAGGTGCCGAAGAATGGAACAATGGAAGAATAAAGTATTTCTGATCTCCGTGATCTGAGCTATTTCCCCTATCTGCCCGTCAGACTAGATACTATTGAGCAGATTAAACAGCCCTAAGGGGGGACAGAGAGTAGAGACGGTAGAATTTGCCACCGGTGCGCTTTCCGTGATGGCGAGGGATTGCTCGCCATCACGGGTCGCACCGCATAGTTTCAGATCAGCCATCACGAATACCTCAGTACCGTTAGACACTCCTCAAGGAAAGTTACACTTAATCTATTCTTCAGGCACCAAATGCTCGATCCGGAACCTAAGAAACACTGCTGTGCAAAGGGGTGATCGGATAATAGGATAATGGGATAATGGGGTGATATGTAGTATTCTTTTTTGGATTTCATATTACTGTTGGTCCTTTTGCCTTTATGCTGGAGAAGGGGCGATAGTAACACAAGCATGACCATTCATCAAAAACAATCAATCCAAATTGCCGTTGTTGGGGACATTCATCAACTGTGGGAAGCGGAAGATGCTATAGCTCTTGAGCAGTTGGGTGTGGATCTGGTCTTATTTGTCGGGGATTTCGGCAATGAGGCGGTGGATATAGTCCAGATGATTGCTGCTATTGACCTACCCAAGGCAGTGATTATGGGAAACCATGATGCTTGGTATACTGCCTCGGAATGGGGGAGGAAAAAGTGTCCTTATGACCATGAAGTAGAAGATAGGGTACAGCAACAGTTGGACCTACTGGGGTCAACCCATGTGGGTTATGGTTACCTTGACTTCCCAGATTTGAATCTCTCTGTAGTTGGTGCTCGCCCTTACAGTTGGGGCGGGCAGACTTGGCGAAATAAGAAGTTTTACAGGCAACAGTATGGGATTAATAGCTTTTCTGAATCCGTTGAGCGCATTGTAGCAGCAGCGGGTAGTGCGGCTTACGAAACGGTAATCTTGATCGGTCATAATGGTCCGACGGGACTAGGTGATCAAGCAGAAGCTCCCTGTGGTAAAGACTGGTATCCTGCTGGTGGTGATCATGGGGACCCGGATTTGGAAGATGCGATCGCAAAAACCTATGCCTTGGGTAAAAACATTCCCTTAGTCACCTTTGGTCATATGCACCACATCCTAAAGCACACCAAAGACCGACTACGAACCATGATTGTTACTAGTCCGGAAGGGACTGTATACTTAAATGCAGCTAGTGTCCCTCGAATTATCCAAACCGATACAGACCGATTGCGGAATTTTTCGATAGTGTCTCTCAAAGGCGGTATAGTGGATCAAGTCTCCCTGGTCTGGGTGGGTAAGGATTACTCAGTAGTATCTGAAGAATTACTTTACCAAAAATTTTGGTCTAAAGCCCCGTCCTTACAGGACGGGTTTGTGTTAAGATAAAGACATAACGAAAAAATATTCTAGATAAACAGGATCTTGAATAAGTAGACAGTGTAAAAAACCTGTTTTGAGATAATCAGGTTGCACAATCAAGTCTAACGATTTGGGAGTCTATGAAGGTCTAAGATCCCAAAAAAATGTTTATCTAAATTTGTTAATTAGTTTAGGTACGGTGGGGCACACCGAAACCTAGGTCATAGACCAAATACGCTTGGGTCGAGGAGACCTCTATTTTTCCTGGCTTCGGCCTGGTTAAACAAGTCCCCCCGTTGTTCGCGTAGCGTGGCCATAGGCCAAGCAAGAATCCCCGTCCTTCCAGGGCGGGGAGTGTCAACAGGCTTCTGAAGCGTTGCTGGTATAAAACAAAGTTTTTAACTGGCTAGAAATAGTCGCCATCCGAGCCCACGGATTGTTAATATAGATTTGCCTGGAGAGGTGGCAGAGTGGTCGATTGCACTCGACTTGAAATCGAGCGAGCCGAAAGGCTCCGGGAGTTCGAATCTCCCCCTCTCCGTTTTATAGTTTATATTTGTTCACAGTTGAGACTTGAGGGTTGACGGTCAACCCTCAAATTTTTTTTCTTGATGCAAAGGGCGAGTCAGAAAGTAGGTTTAAGTTGATGTAGTTGATGTAGGGTGGGCAGTGGATCAGACAGATAATCAAGCTTGCAAAGCACGTTGGTAGGCACTGCCCACCCTAAGATTGATGACAATGGTGCAAGTACTCAGTTGATGTAGGGTGGGCAGTGGATCAGACAGATAATCAAGCTTGCAAAGCACGTTGGTAGGCACTGCCCACCCTACGATTCTACGATTCATGATAATGGTGCAAGATCTCAGTTTAAGTAGGTTTAGTTTCCTCCATTGCCGATAAATCCCAGGACTAGGCTGTCCGGAGCAAGGAAATGACTCAAGTGATAAGCTCGCTCTTCAGTTTTGAGCAAGATTTTCTCATAGAGATAGCGGGTGCCACGATCGCCCAGGCTTTCTGCTTGAGCGGCTTGACTGCGTACTAACTGAATGATTGACTGCTCAGCTGCCAAGTCATGCTCTACCATCTGGCGAGAGTTGTAAACTCCATCAGATTCAGGAGTGAAGCAGCACAATTCAGCTAATTTGGTAAAACTAGCGGCTGGAATTCCTCCTAGTCCATTCAAACGCTCTCCTAAGTCATGGACATGATCCTCAGCATCCTCGTAGCTTTCTTCAAAGAATTTATGCAAGGAGTAAAATTCTGCTCCTTCCACAACAAAGTGGTGCTTTTGATATTGCAGGTACAACCCTTGGAAGCTGGCTAAAGCAATGTTTAATCCTTCACAAACAGGGGTGGTAACGTTTTTTTCCAGCAAAATTGGATTGTCAGCAATTTCACCAAAGGAGCGTAGTAGACCCTGAGTTGTAGACATAATAGTGTTCTCCTCTTGTTCTCATTAAGTGTGGCTTATTGCCAAGCCTTTAAGTAGGCTAACACATATCATCTTATTTAATCTAGACTCCCAAATGTCGCTAATAACACAATTTTTAACTTTTTAAGAAGCTCTATTGACGATTATTTGTGATAGATTAGTTGAGAGAGATTTTCTATTAGTCACGACTCCGTGAACTGGATTGGTTTTGGCAAAATCTGCTTAAACCCAGCACATTATAAAGATTAAGTCCACAAAAATGGCAATTTTTAAGGTTGATTAAAGAAAAACAGTTTTCCTAGAGGTAAATAACTATGTCTAAGTTGAAACAGCCAGTCTCAGAGTTTAGTGTAGTAGGACAGTTATTAGACTTTGTCATTAAGGATGGCTATAAAATCAAGTACTTAAGAATTACTGTTTCAGATATCGAATATTGGATTAAGTTATCTAAACCTCTCAGAAAGAGCTTGGATCCAGCCATTATCCCTGGGGCATGGATTGAGGTGAGTGGCACCAGCAAACTAAAGCTCAAAACTGGAAAACTGAAACTGAAAGCCTATGAGGTGAGCCTTGCTGCTCCCCCCCACCACCAGCCAACAACTGTTTTGGGAACCAAAACTCCCAGCCGGAAAGCGAGTATTTTAGTTTGTCAGAAATCCAGTTGTCGGAAACGCGGGGGTCAAGCGGTCTGTAATGCGATCGCATCGAGTTTAAAGGACCATGGCTTAGAAGACCAAGTCAAGATTAAAGAAACTGGCTGCCTCAAACAGTGCAAACATGGCCCCAACCTGGTGATGATGCCAGACAAAGCTCGCTACAGCCAAGTGGCTCCCCAGCAAATTCCGACCCTGATCGAACGACACTTTGTGTGACATACTCCCACACTGATGCACACATTGACTGCTAACGCAGTACAGTTGGGCGACCGGGGAGTGTCAAATTTTTCGATAAATATCTTCTGAGTTAGCGTTCAAGTAGGGACGCCGCAACTCAATCCCAAACTGAGAAAACTGTTGTTGTATAGAGTTCATCCGACCTTCGGGAGAATCGTTACCGTTTTGCCAAACTTCTAGTAAGCCATTAGCAACCATTTGCCAACGGTTCATCCCGAAACTTTCTTCAGCCGTAAATTTATGGACTGGTTCCTCTGAGAGAGCCAGTCCTGGTGCTAGCTGCTTGGTAAATAGAGGTACTTCCATCTCAAAATGGGATTGGTGTTGAGCATAAACACTCTCAAGGATGGGATGGACTGTGTCATAATTGCTCTTCTCAAAGCAGAGAACCCCTGAATCGTAGCGGTCGTAGTTAGCGGGGTCATCTACCACCTTAAAGGTAAAGGGAATGGTAATTTCATTAAGTTGCTCGGTGATCCCTCTCATCACAGCAACTGCACCTTCGGGACTGAGATTAAAATAGACGTTCACTATCTGGTTGTCACGATCTCCAATCTTCTGATTGACTGGACCAGCATTGACTGAACCAGCATTACCAACTGCGACATAGAATCCGTGTTCAACTAGATTAGGAGGCATTCGGATAGTGACTAAGCTACCGACAGTAGCAGATTGAGCCGCTGGTGGTAAGTAATACTGAGGTCTGATGTGCAAGGTCAGACCATTCTTGTGTACAGCCAACTTGCCATCACTCTCCTCCCTGATTACCAACCAACCTGGTTCAAAGTAACCAGTCCCAGTATTATTTTCGTACAGCTGCTGGTAAAACTCCAGGTTCAGCCCCATCACAGTATTGTTTTCTAAATTTGGGTGAAGCGGTAACTCAGTTGAATTGGCTTCGGCTGATTCTGTGGCTTTATCCAAACCGTTGTCATAGATGTCGTACAGAAAACTGAGCAGTTGCAGGCTCAGATACTTATTCTGGATCTCCACAGGTAGTTGCTGAACCCGGTCTAGCATCTCAGCTGAAAGTTCCAGAGGTTTGTAATCTGGATGACTAATACAGAAGTTAGGTTGAATCTGAAGGTTGCTAACGATGTCTTCTAGAATATCCAGCTCTCGCGCAACAGCAGAATCAGGAGAAGAATCAGGTAGTTGATTTCGCAGAGAATTTAGTAATGGCATCATGAACCAGTTGGGACTCAAAATACTCAGACCAATTGTCGTGTCGGCCTGCAACAAATTTTTCCTTCCTTTTGTAGGACTTACGACGTTTAGTTGGTTTTGCCCCCCTAACCCCCCAAATCTGGGGGGGACAAAGTCACGAAAGTCCCCCAATTAGAGAAAGGGGATTAGGCGGGAATCGGGCTAAGACCAGTTAATTGAGAGGCTGTTGTCCCAAAAACAATGGGGATTGAATCGTCCGGATTGCATAACAAACGCTTAGCCACCTGAACCATACAGACTCCTGTGTTACCAAAGATTTCCCGGTACTCGATCCTTGTCTGAATTTTTTCAATCAAGATAAAACCAGTAAATTGTATCACTCGTTTCAAAAAATCAGGACTACGCTGAAGTATTTCTGGAAAGTAATCAAAATAAGCGTTAGTTAGAGCAACAAGGCTTGGTTGAATTACCTCAAGGGGAATTTTAGCTAAGCGTAAAGCAGTTTGAACATCAATACTTCTGTTAACCGTTAAGCTACTTAGCCAAATGGTTAGGTAGTTAGCAATAATCGTAGCTAAATCAAATGCTGGATCTGACCAAGTGAACCTCTCCCAATCAATCATTCGCAGGATATTTGTACCTTCAGGCTGGTGGTTTGAGAGGGTTTGCTCCCACTCAAGCTGGACTAAAACGTTGCTGAGCTTAAGGTCATTGTGGGTCAAACAGCAAGGCTGCCAAGCTCTGTTAAGTTCTGCGATCGCTTGCCCTATGCTCTCATGGCGCTGATAAAGTTTAAAGAATTCAATCCCATCTGCACAAAATATCGCAAAAATTTCTGGTCCAATTCCTTCTAGCCCATGAAGCAAGTTAGGGGCTTTGTCAAGGAACTCTTTTCCATGGGAGGCAAAGAAGTTTTTATATTCGTGACGGTCTAGAGTGGTGCGATGGATTGTAGCAATACTAGCTCCGAGCTGGGCTGCGATCCCAGTGGGAAAAACCTCCTTTTGATCATAAAAATCTGTTAAGTCGCAATAGTCATTGAGATAGTTAAAAACAATAATAGAGCAACTGGGATCAAAATGAATTGGCTCCGATATTAGGGGACGAATGGGGCTCAGTTCTGGAAATTTTTGTAAAAATTCCTGAATTCGCCATTCGTTATGCAACTCACCTAAGGTGTTTCCTTCTCGATTATGAGGCTCTTGTTTAACCAAAAGATGGCGACCATTGGAAAAACTGACTAGCAAATTAAAGTTTTTACAGGATATTGGTTTAATCTGGATTTTATCTTGATATGTTGGCTTACAAAGCCCCTGTTCAACTAGATAATCTAAAACGTTTTGAGAGCTTAATAAAAATGTCATTATAATTCTCAATATTACCGGGTGCTAAACCCAGTAATAGCCTCAACTATTGCTTAGACACGGCTGATGGAATCGTAAGCTATCAGCTATCAGCGATTAGCGCTACGCGCACGCTACTTGAGGTGCTATCAGCGATTAGCGCTACGCGCACGCTACTTGAGGTGCTATCAGCTAATGCGCGTAGCGCAATCGGTGCTTTTGAATACAAGAGGTAAGCATTCTTTTAATCTGAGTTAAGTCCCAGCGTCGTTCGCACAGCGTGGCCAAAGGCCAAAGCCTGTTCTACGCGAACGAGGTTTATTTTAAGCTGAAGGCTGACCGCTGACTGCTGAATGCTTACATGGTATCAAACCCTTATCATCAGTTATTGTCAGGCATTTTGGGAGTCAGTAATTACGCAGTTAATCTACCTGTAGGGTGTGTTATTAACGCACCCTACTAGTTATCGAGTTTGGTGCCCAGGTTTGCGTAAGTTTTGGGAGGAAAATGTCCCCAGCATCTGACTCCTAAAATCCCTATCCCCCAGTAATGAAAAGGACTTTATCCATTTACTCAGGGGAACTGAACTCTATAGGGACTAATGCACTGGTCTACAATTGTGTGGAAAGAAACCGGGATGTGGAAAGAAAAAGCCACCTTTGCTGGGTTTGAACCGGCTGGGTTTGAACCGGCTGGATTTGGAGCGGCTGGGTTTGAACCGGCTGGTTTTAAAACCCTTGCTACTTTTACTGCCAAAGAAAAAGCCACCCTTGTTTTTTTTGCCGCCGCCTTCTATACCCTTGAGTTCATCTTCGGTTAGATCTTTCATGAACTCATGGAATCCTTCAGACTCCGAAAACAGAGCTGAACCAGCAGGAGGCAGATCAGAAATTGAGAAGTTACTCATGTTACAATCTCCAATAGTAGACAATTGGGGAAAATAAGCACTTCTATTAATTAGCTACTATGTTGCCTGCGACTAGGTTTTGTTAATAGGTAATAGTCAATGGGACATCAGGCATCGTAATCCAACTACCAATGACCAATTACCAATGATCAATTACCAATTAAGCATCTCATTATTTTCGCTAATTCATATTACATGCCTATTTTCCGGCGAATTCAGATCAAGTCCGGTTAATCACGTCCAGAATAGTCCTTTGATTTTTGGCTTACTGTAAGTAATAGATGATGGATAATCTTAAACTACGAATTACCAATGACGAATTCCCAATTTTCAATTGCCACCATCAGGGATCTTTATGATTATTGAACCGGACTTCCGATGATCTGTGTTTTTGGGACTTTCATAATTTAGCTAGATAAGTTATGGCGATGTCGCCACTTTGGCGCTAATTTACAAAAATTCATCAAGATTGACGCTTTGGTAATTGGTAATTGGTAATTAGTAATTAGTAATTAGCTTGGTTCATGTAGGGTGGGCAGTGCAGCAGACAGATAATGAAGCTTGCAAAGCGCGTTGGTAGGCACTGCCCACCCTACGATTAATGACAATGGTGCAAGATCTTAGTTTGGTAATTGGTAATTAGTAATTGGTAATTAGTAATTAGTAATTGGTAATTAGTAATTGGAATTACTCCCTCGACCTTAGAGGTTGTCTGAGAAGTCTCATTTGCTACACCAAGCCCCCGTTAGTCCCCCAAGCGAGCAATCCCTCGCTTGGGGGACTTTTACCAGCAAATTGATTCTTGTTCCCCCCAGAATTGGGGGGCTAGGGGGGCAAAATTGAATATCAAAAAACTTTTCAGATATCCTCTTACCCATTACCAAAAAAAACAACGACAACTATAGCAAAGGGAACAGCGGATCACCGGAACAGGTAACAGAGAACAGGTAACAGAGAATAGGGAAGTCGAACTGGTGAAGTTTAGCCCATCAGTGGACTGCCGTGATGATGCACCAAATACCAAGAGCCAGCCATAAGCTCAAACATATTGGTTGCTATGGATTCTGCCTCAATCCTTCTACCCTTGCTCACTTGCAACACTTTTTCTAGCACTACAACGTAGGCCAGAGTCTCCCTGACCTCAGTAGCAATAATCTCTGGTTCAATTTCCAGGTATTGGGTATTCTTAAATATCATTTCCCAAGATGAGCGAATGTCCCGCCAACCTTTGATTACATCACGTCCAGGGTGAATACAAAGACTACCAGTGCCTTGAGACCAGACCTTACTCATGGCTTCAATGTCCTTTTTCTCAAAAGCTCGATAAAAAGCTGTGTTGGCAGCTAAAACCTCTGTGCGATCGCTACTCATAATTTTTTGTTGACTTTCACAATTGTGAATAGATTTAATTATATATAGTGAAATCGGATTAATCACATGTAAGCATTAAGCGGTCAGCGGTCAGCGGTCAGCGGTCAGTAGTCAGTGGTCAGTGATCAGTAGTCAGTGGTCAGTGGTCAGTGGTCAGTGGTCAGTGGTCAGTGGTCAGTGGTCAGCGGTCAGTGGTCAGTGGTCAGTGGTCAGTGGTCAGTGGTCAGCTGATTTTATTCAAAAGCTGAAAGCTGATAGCTCATAGCTAATAACTGATAGCTAATAACTAATAGCTAATAACTGATAGCTAATAACTGATAGCTGACGGATTGCGCTCTTGGAGCCGTATCATAAATATGGGTGAGATTATCTTATGGTGGCATGGAAACAATTTGGGAACTCGATTTTTACTCCCGCCCAATTTTGGACGAAAATCAGAAGAAACTTTGGGAAGTCTTAATTTGCGAGAGTCCTTTGGACATCAACCTCTCACCTGAGACACTGTTTCAATACGCTAGTTGGTGTCCCAACCAGCAGGTG encodes:
- a CDS encoding phosphotransferase, with the protein product MTFLLSSQNVLDYLVEQGLCKPTYQDKIQIKPISCKNFNLLVSFSNGRHLLVKQEPHNREGNTLGELHNEWRIQEFLQKFPELSPIRPLISEPIHFDPSCSIIVFNYLNDYCDLTDFYDQKEVFPTGIAAQLGASIATIHRTTLDRHEYKNFFASHGKEFLDKAPNLLHGLEGIGPEIFAIFCADGIEFFKLYQRHESIGQAIAELNRAWQPCCLTHNDLKLSNVLVQLEWEQTLSNHQPEGTNILRMIDWERFTWSDPAFDLATIIANYLTIWLSSLTVNRSIDVQTALRLAKIPLEVIQPSLVALTNAYFDYFPEILQRSPDFLKRVIQFTGFILIEKIQTRIEYREIFGNTGVCMVQVAKRLLCNPDDSIPIVFGTTASQLTGLSPIPA
- a CDS encoding nuclear transport factor 2 family protein — its product is MSSDRTEVLAANTAFYRAFEKKDIEAMSKVWSQGTGSLCIHPGRDVIKGWRDIRSSWEMIFKNTQYLEIEPEIIATEVRETLAYVVVLEKVLQVSKGRRIEAESIATNMFELMAGSWYLVHHHGSPLMG